From one Rosa rugosa chromosome 4, drRosRugo1.1, whole genome shotgun sequence genomic stretch:
- the LOC133742390 gene encoding protein ALP1-like, producing MQKYFVENPVYPPEIFRRRYRMRREVFLRLLDDVQSANPYFRQKRDNKGQLSFSPHVKLTCALRMMAYGQVADSLDENFMMAESTAIENFGEFCRTIVIIYQQRYLRAPNREDLERLLQRAERRGFPGMIGSLDYMHWRWKNCPTGWQGSFSGKSRKPTIVLEAVADFDTWIWHAFFGIPGTQNDITVLGRSPLFDALTEGQSPQLDYHINNHNYSMGYYLADGIYPKWATLVQAIRRPQNEAEAYFTTKQEAFRKDVERAFGVLQARWAIIRQPARGWSLENLSNIMLACIILHNMIVEDERADYYSGESDDDEPDPNRSRRARARILDEARENLERDPRSGRIIMSEYMSRYRMIRSPVGN from the coding sequence ATGCAAAAGTACTTTGTAGAAAATCCGGTGTACCCACCAGAAATATTCAGACGCCGCTACCGAATGAGGCGTGAAGTTTTCCTTCGCCTACTAGACGATGTCCAGTCAGCTAACCCCTACTTCAGGCAAAAACGTGACAACAAAGGGCAACTCAGCTTTTCGCCTCATGTGAAATTGACTTGCGCACTCCGAATGATGGCTTACGGACAAGTGGCCGACTCTCTTGATGAAAACTTCATGATGGCTGAATCTACTGCTATAGAAAACTTCGGTGAATTTTGTCGTACGATCGTCATCATCTACCAGCAACGATATCTTCGAGCACCAAACAGAGAGGATCTGGAACGGCTCTTACAGCGAGCCGAACGACGAGGCTTTCCTGGAATGATAGGTTCGCTCGACTACATGCATTGGCGATGGAAGAACTGTCCAACTGGATGGCAAGGAAGCTTTAGTGGAAAATCAAGAAAACCAACCATCGTTCTCGAAGCTGTGGCGGATTTTGATACATGGATCTGGCATGCCTTTTTTGGAATTCCTGGTACACAAAATGACATTACAGTCCTCGGGCGTTCACCACTGTTTGATGCGCTCACTGAAGGTCAGTCACCACAATTAGACTACCACATCAATAATCATAATTATAGCATGGGTTACTATCTCGCTGATGGCATCTACCCTAAGTGGGCAACGCTTGTCCAAGCAATCAGACGCCCTCAAAATGAAGCTGAAGCATATTTCACCACCAAACAAGAGGCCTTCCGCAAAGACGTTGAAAGAGCATTTGGTGTTCTCCAGGCAAGATGGGCAATCATTAGACAACCTGCAAGAGGGTGGAGTTTGGAAAATTTGTCCAATATCATGTTGGCATGCATTATCCTTCATAATATGATTGTTGAGGATGAACGTGCCGATTACTACAGTGGCGAGTCTGATGATGACGAACCGGATCCAAATAGGTCCAGAAGGGCTCGAGCTCGCATCTTAGACGAAGCCAGAGAAAATTTGGAAAGGGATCCAAGATCCGGAAGAATCATCATGTCGGAATATATGTCTCGATACAGAATGATACGTTCTCCTGTTGGCAACTGA